One Comamonas endophytica DNA window includes the following coding sequences:
- the mraZ gene encoding division/cell wall cluster transcriptional repressor MraZ has protein sequence MFQGASSLSLDAKGRLSVPTRHRDALNEMAEGQVTLTKHPHGCLMLFPRPQWLLFRDRIAQLPMSAQWWKRIFLGNAMDVEMDGTGRVLISPELREAVGLSRDAVLLGMGNHFELWDKATYDAQEAQAMQAQMPDVFQDFAF, from the coding sequence ATGTTTCAAGGGGCTTCTTCGCTCAGTCTCGACGCGAAGGGTCGGCTATCGGTGCCGACCCGGCATCGTGACGCCTTGAATGAAATGGCCGAAGGGCAGGTCACTCTCACCAAACATCCGCATGGCTGCCTGATGTTGTTCCCCCGCCCGCAGTGGCTGCTGTTTCGCGACCGGATCGCGCAGCTGCCGATGTCCGCGCAGTGGTGGAAACGCATTTTCCTGGGCAACGCCATGGACGTGGAGATGGACGGAACCGGCCGCGTGCTGATCTCGCCCGAACTGCGCGAGGCCGTCGGCCTGAGCCGTGACGCCGTGCTGCTGGGAATGGGCAACCACTTCGAGCTTTGGGACAAAGCCACTTATGACGCCCAGGAGGCACAGGCCATGCAGGCCCAGATGCCCGACGTTTTCCAGGATTTTGCTTTTTAA
- a CDS encoding UDP-N-acetylmuramoyl-tripeptide--D-alanyl-D-alanine ligase, with amino-acid sequence MMTLNQALALIQPQIPTARLIGDGRTQLARVHTDTRSLQPGDLFVALKGERFDANDFLGQAKDSGAAAALAHPGRLAESGLPGIEVEDSLAALGILARGWRAQFALPLIAVTGSNGKTTVTQMIAAILSAQAGDAALATRGNFNNAIGVPLTLLRLAPAHRLAVVELGMNHPGEIAELARIARPTVALVNNAQREHLEFMRTVQAVAEENGSVLAALPADGVAVFPAGEEYSPVWQGLAGERRCILFGERADGAQVHALAAQWQQGAWQVRIATTAGEFEARLRIAGRHNVRNALAATACALAAGVPLAAIAAGLDAFVPVTGRSRALSVQIGGRGITVIDDSYNANPDSMRAAIDVLAELPAPRWLVMGDMGEVGDQGPQFHAEAGAYAREKGIERLLALGEQSAHAAAACGAAARHFKDMAALQAALREGLPAVGSVLVKGSRFMKMEQVVQAISACADNAAAEAACC; translated from the coding sequence ATGATGACCCTGAACCAAGCGCTGGCGCTGATCCAGCCGCAGATCCCCACGGCCCGCCTGATCGGCGACGGCCGGACGCAGCTCGCGCGCGTGCACACGGACACGCGCAGCCTGCAGCCGGGCGACCTGTTCGTGGCCCTCAAGGGCGAGCGTTTCGATGCCAATGATTTCCTGGGCCAGGCCAAAGACAGCGGCGCGGCCGCGGCACTGGCGCATCCCGGGCGCCTGGCGGAATCCGGTCTGCCGGGCATCGAAGTCGAGGACAGCCTGGCGGCGCTGGGCATCCTGGCCCGGGGCTGGCGCGCGCAATTCGCGCTGCCGCTGATCGCCGTCACCGGCAGCAACGGCAAGACCACGGTCACGCAGATGATCGCCGCCATCCTTTCGGCGCAGGCGGGCGACGCGGCGCTGGCCACGCGCGGCAATTTCAACAACGCCATCGGCGTGCCGCTGACGCTGCTGCGCCTGGCGCCCGCGCACCGGCTGGCCGTGGTGGAGCTGGGCATGAACCACCCCGGCGAGATCGCCGAGCTGGCGCGCATCGCGCGGCCCACGGTGGCGCTGGTCAACAACGCGCAGCGCGAGCATCTGGAATTCATGCGCACGGTGCAGGCCGTGGCCGAGGAAAATGGCTCGGTGCTGGCGGCGCTGCCCGCCGATGGCGTGGCGGTGTTTCCGGCAGGCGAGGAATATTCGCCGGTATGGCAAGGGCTGGCAGGCGAGCGCCGCTGCATTCTTTTTGGTGAGCGCGCGGACGGTGCCCAGGTGCATGCGCTGGCAGCGCAGTGGCAGCAGGGCGCCTGGCAGGTGCGCATTGCCACGACCGCGGGCGAGTTCGAAGCCAGGCTGCGGATTGCCGGGCGCCACAATGTGCGCAATGCGCTGGCCGCCACCGCCTGCGCGCTGGCCGCCGGCGTGCCGCTGGCCGCCATTGCCGCGGGGCTCGATGCCTTCGTTCCCGTCACCGGCCGCTCGCGCGCTTTGAGCGTGCAGATCGGCGGGCGCGGCATCACGGTCATCGACGACAGCTACAACGCCAACCCGGACTCGATGCGCGCCGCGATCGACGTGCTGGCCGAGCTGCCGGCGCCACGCTGGCTGGTCATGGGCGACATGGGCGAGGTTGGCGACCAGGGGCCGCAGTTCCATGCCGAGGCCGGCGCCTATGCGCGGGAGAAGGGCATCGAGCGGCTGCTGGCGCTGGGCGAGCAGAGCGCGCATGCGGCTGCGGCCTGCGGCGCGGCGGCGCGGCATTTCAAGGACATGGCGGCGCTGCAGGCAGCGCTGCGCGAAGGGCTGCCCGCGGTGGGCAGCGTGTTGGTCAAGGGATCTCGGTTCATGAAGATGGAACAGGTGGTGCAGGCCATTTCGGCGTGCGCGGACAATGCAGCAGCGGAGGCCGCATGCTGCTGA
- the rsmH gene encoding 16S rRNA (cytosine(1402)-N(4))-methyltransferase RsmH: MNQPLQHITVLLDEAVDALLGAAGPAPAGEWVDGTFGRGGHSRLILQRLGPQGRLRAFDKDPEAIQEAARITDARFSIQHEGFSRLADLPDASVQGVLMDLGVSSPQIDTPERGFSFRFDAPLDMRMDTTRGQSVAEWLADAEMQQIAEVIRDYGEERFAGPIAKAIVARRQDKGPLATTGELAELVAGAVRTREAGQNPATRTFQALRIFINAELQELEQALEASLRVLAPGGRLVVISFHSLEDRIVKQFIAKHSKEVFDRRAPFAAPTPMRLVALDRIKPSAEEVAANPRSRSAVMRVAQRTEVPA; this comes from the coding sequence TTGAACCAGCCCCTCCAACACATCACGGTTCTGCTCGACGAAGCGGTGGATGCACTGCTGGGCGCGGCAGGCCCGGCCCCGGCCGGCGAATGGGTCGACGGCACCTTCGGCCGCGGAGGCCACTCCCGTCTCATTCTCCAGCGCCTGGGGCCGCAGGGGCGGCTCCGGGCCTTCGACAAGGACCCGGAAGCCATCCAGGAAGCGGCGCGCATCACCGATGCGCGTTTTTCCATTCAGCACGAGGGCTTCAGCCGCCTGGCCGACCTGCCCGATGCCAGCGTGCAGGGCGTCCTGATGGACCTGGGCGTGAGCTCGCCCCAGATCGACACGCCGGAGCGCGGCTTCAGCTTCCGCTTCGACGCCCCGCTCGACATGCGCATGGACACCACGCGGGGCCAGAGCGTGGCCGAATGGCTGGCCGATGCGGAAATGCAGCAGATTGCGGAGGTGATACGTGACTATGGCGAAGAACGGTTTGCTGGGCCTATTGCAAAGGCGATTGTTGCGCGGCGCCAGGACAAAGGCCCTCTCGCAACCACCGGCGAGCTTGCCGAGCTCGTGGCTGGCGCCGTCCGCACGCGCGAGGCCGGGCAGAACCCCGCGACCCGCACCTTCCAGGCTCTTCGGATTTTCATCAATGCCGAACTGCAGGAGCTCGAACAGGCGCTAGAAGCCAGCCTGCGCGTGCTCGCGCCCGGCGGGCGGCTGGTGGTCATCAGCTTCCACTCGCTCGAGGACCGCATCGTCAAGCAGTTCATCGCGAAGCATTCCAAGGAAGTGTTCGACCGGCGCGCGCCGTTTGCGGCGCCCACGCCGATGCGCCTTGTGGCGCTCGACCGCATCAAGCCCAGCGCCGAGGAAGTCGCGGCCAATCCGCGCTCGCGCTCGGCGGTCATGCGGGTAGCGCAGCGCACAGAGGTTCCAGCATGA
- the hslU gene encoding ATP-dependent protease ATPase subunit HslU — translation MSSMTPQEIVSELDHHIVGQQGAKRAVAIALRNRWRRQQVEGSLRQEITPKNILMIGPTGVGKTEIARRLARLADAPFIKVEATKFTEVGYVGKDVDAIIRDLAEIAVKQTREAEVRKLRVRAEDAAEDRILDVLLPQARTADAPADSTARQVFRKKLREGQLDDKEIEIDLADAKPQLEIMGPQGMEEMAEQMRGLFSQMGQERRRTRRLKIAEALKLLIDEEAGKMVNEEEIKTRAIANAEQNGIVFIDEIDKVAARQEASGADVSRQGVQRDLLPLVEGTTVSTKYGMVKTDHILFIASGAFHLSKPSDLIPELQGRFPIRVELESLSVQDFEAILTQTHASLVKQYQALLATEGVALEFTPDGITRLAHTAFQVNERTENIGARRLSTVMERLLDEVSFLAARLSGQTVTIDAAYVDARLQTLSQDEDLSRFIL, via the coding sequence ATGTCCTCCATGACCCCCCAGGAAATCGTTTCCGAGCTCGACCACCATATCGTCGGCCAGCAGGGCGCCAAGCGCGCCGTCGCGATCGCGCTGCGCAACCGCTGGCGCCGCCAGCAGGTCGAAGGCAGCCTGCGCCAGGAAATCACGCCCAAGAACATCCTGATGATCGGCCCGACCGGTGTCGGCAAGACCGAGATCGCGCGCCGCCTGGCGCGCCTGGCCGATGCGCCCTTCATCAAGGTCGAGGCCACCAAGTTCACCGAAGTCGGCTACGTCGGCAAGGATGTGGATGCCATCATCCGCGATCTGGCGGAGATCGCCGTCAAGCAGACGCGCGAAGCCGAGGTCCGCAAGCTGCGCGTGCGCGCCGAGGATGCGGCCGAGGACCGGATCCTCGATGTGCTGCTGCCCCAGGCGCGCACGGCCGATGCGCCCGCCGACAGCACGGCGCGCCAGGTGTTCCGCAAGAAGCTGCGCGAAGGGCAACTGGACGACAAGGAAATCGAGATCGACCTGGCCGACGCGAAGCCGCAGCTCGAGATCATGGGCCCCCAGGGCATGGAGGAGATGGCCGAGCAGATGCGCGGCCTGTTCAGCCAGATGGGCCAGGAGCGCCGGCGCACGCGCCGGCTGAAGATCGCCGAGGCGCTGAAGCTGCTGATCGACGAGGAAGCCGGCAAGATGGTCAATGAGGAAGAGATCAAGACCCGCGCCATTGCCAATGCCGAGCAAAACGGCATCGTGTTCATCGACGAGATCGACAAGGTCGCGGCGCGCCAGGAAGCCAGCGGCGCGGATGTCTCGCGCCAGGGCGTGCAGCGCGACCTGCTGCCGCTGGTCGAGGGCACGACGGTGTCGACCAAATATGGCATGGTCAAGACCGACCATATCCTGTTCATTGCCTCGGGCGCCTTCCACCTGTCCAAGCCCAGCGACCTGATTCCCGAACTGCAGGGGCGCTTTCCGATCCGCGTCGAGCTCGAGTCGCTGTCGGTGCAGGACTTCGAGGCGATCCTCACGCAGACCCATGCCTCGCTGGTCAAGCAGTACCAGGCGCTGCTGGCCACCGAGGGCGTGGCGCTGGAGTTCACACCCGACGGCATCACGCGGCTGGCGCATACCGCCTTCCAGGTCAACGAGCGCACCGAGAACATCGGCGCGCGCCGCCTGTCCACGGTGATGGAGCGGCTGCTGGACGAGGTCAGCTTCCTCGCGGCCCGCCTTTCGGGCCAGACCGTCACCATCGATGCCGCCTATGTCGATGCGCGGCTGCAGACCCTGAGCCAGGATGAGGATCTGTCACGTTTCATTTTGTGA
- a CDS encoding peptidoglycan D,D-transpeptidase FtsI family protein: MTRSVLYTSSPLLASKTPLWRSKMIVAMLALGFVGLGARAAYVQVFGNDFFQRQGEVRFARTLELPANRGRILDRNGLILASSVPAASIWAIPEDVDKEDPEVAAKMPRLAELLEMTPAALDAKLADEDKTFVWIKRQLDWDIGEQIKALGIKGIYQRKEYKRQYPEGEPAAHVVGFTNVEDQGQEGMELAFNTELGGKAGSRRVIKDRMGRVVEGVGEEVPPMDGQDIQLSIDSKVQYFAYQKLREQVEAFKAKAGSVVVMDARTGELLALANYPSYVPDKRKNLTGEQLRNRAITDVFEPGSTMKPITVGIALEAGKVKPETPVDTNPGRINVTGSTISDTHNYGLLTVAGVVQKSSNVGTTKISQMLTAQQMWEGYSAVGFGQKPQISFPGAASGRLRPYKSWRPVEQATMSYGYGLSASLLQMTRSYTVFANDGRVIPATMLKRDEPPVGVPIFSERTANQVRQMLALAAGPGGTGQKAQTVGYSVGGKSGTARKQVGKHYAAGKYRAWFTGLAPVDKPRVIVAVMVDEPSTGSFYGGTVAAPVFSEVVQQTLRLMGVPPDVAVVPQIVANPVEEPL, from the coding sequence ATGACGCGCAGCGTGCTCTACACCTCGAGCCCCTTGCTGGCCAGCAAGACGCCGCTGTGGCGCAGCAAGATGATTGTTGCCATGCTGGCGCTGGGCTTCGTGGGTCTGGGCGCGCGCGCCGCCTATGTACAGGTGTTCGGCAACGATTTCTTCCAGCGCCAGGGCGAGGTGCGCTTCGCGCGCACGCTGGAGCTGCCGGCCAACCGCGGCCGCATTCTCGACCGCAACGGGCTGATCCTGGCCTCGAGCGTGCCCGCGGCCAGCATCTGGGCCATTCCCGAGGACGTCGACAAGGAAGACCCCGAGGTCGCGGCCAAGATGCCCAGGCTGGCCGAGCTGCTGGAGATGACGCCCGCCGCGCTCGATGCCAAGCTGGCCGACGAGGACAAGACCTTCGTCTGGATCAAGCGCCAGCTCGACTGGGACATCGGCGAGCAGATCAAGGCGCTGGGCATCAAGGGCATCTACCAGCGCAAGGAATACAAGCGCCAGTACCCCGAGGGCGAGCCCGCGGCGCACGTCGTCGGCTTCACCAATGTCGAGGACCAGGGCCAGGAAGGCATGGAGCTGGCCTTCAACACGGAGCTCGGCGGCAAGGCCGGCTCGCGCCGCGTCATCAAGGACCGCATGGGCCGCGTCGTCGAGGGCGTGGGCGAAGAGGTGCCGCCGATGGACGGCCAGGACATCCAGCTGTCCATCGACAGCAAGGTGCAGTACTTCGCCTACCAGAAGCTGCGCGAGCAGGTCGAGGCCTTCAAGGCCAAGGCCGGCAGCGTGGTGGTGATGGACGCGCGCACCGGCGAGCTGCTGGCGCTGGCCAACTACCCGAGCTACGTGCCCGACAAGCGCAAGAACCTGACCGGCGAGCAGCTGCGCAACCGCGCGATCACCGACGTGTTCGAGCCCGGCTCGACCATGAAGCCGATCACCGTCGGCATCGCGCTCGAGGCCGGCAAGGTCAAGCCCGAAACGCCCGTGGACACCAATCCCGGGCGCATCAACGTGACCGGCTCGACGATTTCCGACACGCACAACTACGGCCTGCTCACCGTGGCCGGCGTGGTGCAGAAGTCGAGCAACGTCGGCACGACCAAGATTTCCCAGATGCTCACGGCGCAGCAGATGTGGGAGGGCTATTCCGCCGTCGGCTTCGGCCAGAAGCCGCAGATCTCCTTCCCTGGCGCGGCCAGCGGCCGCCTGCGCCCATACAAGAGCTGGCGCCCGGTCGAGCAGGCAACGATGTCGTACGGCTACGGCCTGTCGGCCAGCCTGCTGCAGATGACGCGCTCGTACACCGTGTTCGCCAATGACGGGCGGGTGATTCCCGCCACCATGCTCAAGCGCGACGAGCCGCCCGTGGGCGTGCCGATCTTCTCCGAGCGCACCGCCAACCAGGTGCGCCAGATGCTGGCGCTGGCCGCCGGCCCGGGCGGCACCGGCCAGAAGGCCCAGACCGTGGGCTATTCGGTGGGCGGCAAGTCGGGCACGGCGCGCAAGCAGGTCGGCAAGCACTATGCCGCGGGCAAGTACCGCGCCTGGTTCACGGGCCTGGCGCCGGTGGACAAGCCGCGCGTGATCGTCGCCGTCATGGTGGACGAACCCAGCACCGGCAGCTTCTACGGCGGCACGGTGGCCGCGCCGGTGTTCAGCGAGGTCGTGCAGCAGACGCTGCGGCTGATGGGCGTGCCGCCCGATGTCGCCGTCGTGCCGCAGATCGTCGCCAATCCGGTGGAGGAGCCGCTGTGA
- the mraY gene encoding phospho-N-acetylmuramoyl-pentapeptide-transferase produces MLLMLFQWLQGLSPEFGFLRVFQYLTLRAVMAAMTALLIGLVAGPRVIRLLTSLKIGQPVRGYGMETHLAKSGTPTMGGVLILISIAISTLLWFEPSNRFVWIVLLVTLGFGAIGWVDDWRKVVNKDPEGMRSGEKYFWQSVIGLLAALYLVFSISENSNMQVFELFIRWVQSGFAMDLPPKAGLLVPFFKEVSYPLGVLGFVILTYLVIVGASNAVNLTDGLDGLAIMPVIMVGSALGIFAYVTGSVNFSRYLLFPHISGAGELLVFCAAMAGAGLAFLWFNAHPAQVFMGDVGALALGGALGTIAVIVRQEIVLAIMGGIFVAEALSVMLQVVWFKYTKKRYGEGRRLLKMAPLHHHFEKSGWKETQVVTRFWIITMLLCLVGLSTLKLR; encoded by the coding sequence ATGCTGCTGATGCTTTTTCAATGGTTGCAGGGCCTGTCGCCGGAATTCGGCTTTCTGCGCGTCTTCCAGTATCTGACACTGCGCGCCGTGATGGCCGCCATGACGGCGCTGCTGATCGGCCTGGTGGCCGGCCCGCGCGTGATCCGCCTGCTGACCTCGCTGAAGATCGGCCAGCCGGTGCGCGGCTACGGCATGGAGACCCATCTGGCCAAGAGCGGCACGCCCACCATGGGCGGCGTGCTGATCCTGATATCCATTGCCATCTCGACGCTGCTGTGGTTCGAGCCGTCGAACCGCTTCGTCTGGATCGTGCTGCTGGTGACGCTGGGCTTTGGCGCGATCGGCTGGGTCGATGACTGGCGCAAGGTCGTCAACAAGGACCCCGAGGGCATGCGCTCGGGCGAGAAGTATTTCTGGCAGTCGGTGATCGGCCTGCTGGCCGCGCTCTACCTGGTGTTCAGCATCTCCGAGAACAGCAACATGCAGGTGTTCGAGCTGTTCATCCGCTGGGTGCAGTCGGGCTTCGCCATGGACCTTCCGCCCAAGGCCGGGCTGCTGGTGCCCTTCTTCAAGGAGGTCAGCTACCCGCTGGGCGTGCTGGGCTTCGTGATCCTGACCTACCTGGTGATCGTCGGCGCGAGCAACGCCGTCAACCTGACGGACGGCCTCGACGGCCTGGCGATCATGCCGGTGATCATGGTCGGCTCGGCGCTGGGCATCTTCGCCTACGTGACGGGCAGCGTCAATTTCTCGCGCTACCTGCTGTTCCCGCATATCTCGGGCGCCGGCGAGCTGCTGGTGTTCTGCGCCGCCATGGCCGGCGCGGGCCTGGCCTTCCTGTGGTTCAACGCCCATCCGGCGCAGGTGTTCATGGGCGACGTCGGCGCGCTGGCGCTGGGCGGCGCGCTGGGCACCATCGCGGTGATCGTGCGCCAGGAAATCGTGCTGGCCATCATGGGCGGCATCTTCGTCGCCGAGGCGCTGTCCGTCATGCTGCAGGTGGTCTGGTTCAAGTACACCAAGAAACGCTATGGCGAAGGCCGGCGCCTCTTGAAGATGGCGCCGCTGCACCACCATTTCGAGAAGAGCGGCTGGAAGGAGACGCAGGTCGTGACGCGTTTCTGGATCATCACCATGCTGCTGTGCCTGGTCGGCCTGTCCACGCTGAAACTGCGATGA
- the ftsL gene encoding cell division protein FtsL, whose protein sequence is MLRLNLILLLAVMGSAIFLVHSQYESRRLFTELDRSVSESRRLATESQRLEVEKRAQATPLRVETMAREQLKMHSATPAITQYVQDNARLETAP, encoded by the coding sequence ATGCTGCGCCTGAATCTGATCCTGCTGCTGGCCGTCATGGGCAGCGCCATCTTCCTGGTGCACTCGCAGTACGAGTCGCGCCGGCTGTTCACCGAGCTCGACCGCTCCGTCAGCGAATCGCGCCGGCTTGCGACCGAAAGCCAGCGCCTGGAGGTGGAAAAGCGCGCGCAGGCCACGCCGCTGCGCGTGGAAACCATGGCGCGCGAGCAGCTCAAGATGCATTCCGCCACGCCGGCCATCACGCAATACGTGCAGGACAACGCCCGCCTGGAGACCGCCCCATGA
- a CDS encoding UDP-N-acetylmuramoyl-L-alanyl-D-glutamate--2,6-diaminopimelate ligase yields MSLVQLTSAQQAVQWLRGRINGRLQTDSRQVSAGDAFIAWPGAATDGRAHVAAALARGAAACLVEAQGVEAFGFADERIAALPGLKAASGEIAALWYGRPSEALQVLAVTGTNGKTTTAWWLAHALARQSFGERRGCAMVGTLGVGVPPHLEETGLTTPDPVRLQRVLRDYVDAGVAACAMEASSIGLAEHRLAGTRIRVAIFTNFTQDHLDYHLDMQAYWQAKAALFDWPGLQAAVVNVDDPQGARLWARLQSRDLDVWSVSTQGPARLQAKDITLGREGLQFTVIEDAHSHVLRTRLVGQYNVANLLGVLAALRALGLGLDQAVAACAELEPVPGRMQQIAQPGQPLVAVDYAHTPDALEQALQALRPAARQRGGRLWCIFGCGGNRDASKRPLMGAAAQRHADCVVVTSDNPRGEDPDAIIAQILGGMVPSQQLHSEADRAAAIAETLAEAGPKDVVLIAGKGHEDYQEIAGVKRAFSDMAEARKALAAREGMKRS; encoded by the coding sequence GTGAGCCTGGTGCAACTGACTTCGGCGCAGCAGGCGGTGCAATGGCTGCGCGGGCGGATCAACGGCCGGCTGCAGACCGACAGCCGCCAGGTGTCCGCAGGCGACGCCTTCATTGCCTGGCCCGGCGCCGCCACCGACGGCCGCGCGCATGTCGCCGCGGCGCTGGCGCGCGGGGCCGCGGCCTGCCTGGTCGAGGCGCAGGGGGTCGAGGCCTTCGGCTTTGCCGACGAGCGCATTGCCGCGCTGCCCGGGCTCAAGGCCGCCAGCGGCGAGATCGCGGCGCTCTGGTACGGGCGTCCGAGCGAAGCGCTGCAGGTGCTGGCCGTCACCGGCACCAACGGCAAGACCACGACGGCCTGGTGGCTGGCGCATGCATTGGCGCGGCAGTCCTTCGGCGAGCGCCGGGGCTGCGCCATGGTCGGCACGCTGGGCGTGGGCGTGCCGCCGCATCTGGAGGAAACCGGCCTCACCACCCCCGACCCGGTGCGCCTGCAGCGCGTGCTGCGCGACTATGTGGACGCAGGCGTGGCCGCCTGCGCCATGGAAGCCTCTTCCATTGGCCTGGCCGAGCACCGGCTCGCCGGCACGCGCATCCGCGTGGCGATCTTCACCAATTTCACCCAGGACCATCTGGACTACCACCTGGACATGCAGGCCTACTGGCAGGCCAAGGCGGCGCTGTTCGACTGGCCCGGCCTGCAGGCGGCGGTGGTCAATGTCGACGACCCGCAGGGCGCGCGCCTGTGGGCACGGCTGCAGTCGCGCGACCTGGATGTGTGGAGCGTTTCCACGCAAGGCCCCGCGCGGCTGCAGGCCAAGGACATCACGCTGGGCCGCGAGGGCCTGCAATTCACCGTCATCGAGGACGCGCACAGCCATGTGCTGCGCACCCGCCTGGTCGGGCAATACAACGTCGCCAATCTGCTGGGCGTGCTCGCCGCGCTGCGCGCGCTGGGCCTGGGCCTGGACCAGGCGGTGGCCGCCTGCGCCGAGCTCGAGCCCGTGCCCGGGCGCATGCAGCAGATCGCGCAGCCGGGCCAGCCGCTGGTGGCGGTGGATTACGCACATACCCCCGATGCGCTGGAGCAGGCGCTGCAGGCACTGCGCCCGGCGGCGCGCCAGCGCGGCGGCCGGCTGTGGTGCATCTTCGGCTGCGGCGGCAACCGCGACGCCAGCAAGCGCCCGCTGATGGGCGCGGCGGCGCAGCGCCATGCCGACTGCGTGGTCGTGACCAGCGACAACCCGCGCGGCGAGGACCCGGACGCGATCATCGCGCAGATCCTGGGCGGCATGGTGCCGTCGCAGCAGCTGCATTCCGAAGCCGACCGCGCCGCAGCCATTGCCGAAACGCTGGCCGAGGCGGGGCCCAAGGACGTGGTGCTGATTGCCGGCAAGGGACACGAGGATTACCAGGAGATCGCGGGCGTGAAGCGCGCGTTCTCGGACATGGCCGAGGCGCGCAAGGCGCTGGCGGCGCGAGAAGGAATGAAACGGTCATGA
- the murD gene encoding UDP-N-acetylmuramoyl-L-alanine--D-glutamate ligase, which yields MNTPDATFHPADGELPDEALPAVDVAQPEAAPAEAPAQPMPALGTLHAAEDAAAFVAQIFAQAAPAGDAEIETVEVQAQEEAAPELPPVPAGWPQAEALPMADQQLLVLGLGASGLAMARWCARLGAQVTVADTRDNPPQRAVLQQELPQVRFVAGAFDAALLDGQNFTTLYRSPGLSPQQLAPVLEAAKAQGLRLSGELDLFALALQALAQGHGYQPRVLAITGTNGKTTVTSLTGQLLAHAGKSVAVAGNIGPTLLDTLSGHIDAGTLPEAWVLELSSFQLDAATGFSPTAATVLNISQDHLDWHGNLDAYAAAKARIFGNGLMVLNREDPAVMQMLPAPTRVKLQRPQERVHVTFGGDMPRRPGDFGIEVVAGMAWLVRALEADGPAKRARAPQDDLHIQRLMPADALRIRGRHNAINALAALALATAAGCALAPMLYGLREYRGEPHRVEPVGVVNEIEFFDDSKGTNVGATVAALTGLGADRRLVAIMGGVGKDQDFSPLAAPVARYARAVVLIGRDAPLIRAALEASGVPLLAADSMQQAVTLAQAQARPGEAVLMSPACASFDMFQDYEDRARQFVRAVQELAQDAGQDLEGWV from the coding sequence ATGAATACGCCCGACGCCACTTTCCATCCCGCGGACGGCGAACTGCCGGACGAGGCGCTGCCCGCCGTGGACGTGGCGCAGCCTGAGGCCGCGCCTGCCGAAGCTCCTGCGCAGCCCATGCCCGCATTGGGCACGCTGCATGCCGCCGAGGATGCAGCCGCCTTTGTCGCGCAGATCTTTGCGCAGGCCGCGCCGGCCGGAGATGCCGAAATCGAGACGGTGGAGGTGCAGGCACAGGAAGAAGCCGCGCCCGAGCTGCCCCCGGTACCCGCGGGCTGGCCACAGGCCGAGGCATTGCCGATGGCGGACCAGCAACTGCTGGTGCTGGGCCTGGGCGCCTCGGGCCTGGCCATGGCGCGCTGGTGCGCGCGCCTGGGCGCCCAGGTGACGGTGGCCGATACGCGTGACAATCCGCCGCAGCGGGCCGTGCTGCAGCAGGAGCTGCCGCAGGTGCGCTTCGTCGCCGGCGCCTTCGATGCCGCGCTGCTCGACGGCCAGAATTTCACCACCCTCTACCGCTCCCCGGGCCTGAGCCCGCAACAGCTCGCTCCTGTGCTCGAGGCCGCAAAGGCCCAGGGCCTGCGCCTGAGCGGCGAGCTCGATCTGTTCGCGCTGGCGCTGCAGGCGCTGGCGCAGGGCCATGGCTACCAGCCCAGGGTGCTGGCGATCACCGGCACCAATGGCAAGACCACCGTGACCTCGCTGACCGGCCAGCTGCTGGCGCATGCCGGCAAGAGCGTGGCCGTGGCCGGCAATATCGGCCCGACGCTGCTCGACACGCTGTCCGGCCATATCGATGCCGGCACGCTGCCCGAGGCCTGGGTGCTCGAGCTGTCGAGCTTCCAGCTCGATGCAGCGACGGGTTTTTCGCCCACCGCCGCGACGGTGCTCAATATCAGCCAGGACCATCTGGACTGGCATGGCAATCTGGATGCCTATGCCGCCGCCAAGGCGCGCATCTTCGGCAACGGGCTGATGGTGCTCAACCGCGAAGACCCCGCCGTCATGCAGATGCTGCCGGCGCCCACGCGCGTGAAGCTGCAGCGCCCGCAGGAGCGCGTGCACGTCACCTTTGGCGGCGACATGCCGCGGCGCCCCGGCGACTTCGGCATCGAGGTCGTGGCCGGCATGGCCTGGCTGGTGCGCGCGCTGGAAGCCGATGGGCCGGCCAAGCGCGCGCGCGCGCCGCAGGACGATTTGCATATCCAGCGGCTGATGCCAGCGGATGCGCTGCGCATCCGCGGCCGCCACAACGCCATCAACGCGCTGGCGGCGCTGGCGCTGGCCACCGCCGCGGGCTGCGCGCTCGCGCCCATGCTCTATGGGCTGCGCGAGTACCGCGGCGAGCCGCATCGCGTGGAACCGGTGGGCGTGGTGAACGAGATCGAATTCTTCGACGACAGCAAGGGCACCAACGTGGGTGCCACCGTGGCCGCGCTCACGGGCCTGGGCGCCGACCGGCGCCTGGTGGCGATCATGGGAGGCGTCGGCAAGGACCAGGATTTCTCGCCGCTGGCCGCGCCCGTGGCGCGCTATGCGCGCGCCGTGGTGCTGATCGGGCGCGATGCGCCGCTGATCCGCGCGGCGCTCGAGGCCAGCGGCGTGCCGCTGCTGGCGGCCGATTCGATGCAGCAGGCCGTGACCCTGGCCCAGGCGCAGGCGCGGCCGGGAGAGGCGGTGCTGATGTCGCCGGCCTGCGCCAGCTTCGACATGTTCCAGGATTACGAGGACCGCGCGCGCCAGTTCGTGCGCGCCGTGCAGGAGCTCGCGCAGGACGCGGGCCAGGATCTGGAGGGCTGGGTATGA